A window from Corynebacterium urealyticum DSM 7109 encodes these proteins:
- the recN gene encoding DNA repair protein RecN, which translates to MLHDLHITNLGVIEEATAEFASGLTVVTGETGAGKTMVVSSLRLLSGHRADASKVRAGSERASVEGVFSHDDPAVQERVEEIVSEFGGYSDEGEYIASRTVSASGRSRAHLAGKTVAAGVLGQFAAEVITIHGQNDQLQLKDSTKQLAAIDEFAGLTGQATEFAVLRREWLAAAKELETRTKDRRELALEAETLQRALEVIDEIDPEPGEDEFLKSRISRLQDASDVRSALQRAISFIDGGEELGEGELSSGANDLLGQAQSELQGGDAKLAELAERIGEVNSLLSDIALDLGQELVDIPDPEELEELLERQQELRQLRRFAVDVDGAIAWRDEAREKLATLDVSDDALAELAKQVAEKEAAMLKVGRKLSAAREKAAKEFGKAVTEEISGLHMHASVEVDLKRVDPNPQGLDECEFQLVQGGHRTALGSSASGGELSRIMLAIEVILASSGRTMVFDEVDAGVGGKAAVEIGRRLAALARENQVIVVTHLPQVAAFADAHIYVDKTASSTTVSSSVRTLSEEERVAELARMLAGLESDTGRAHAEELMAMAVEAKKH; encoded by the coding sequence ATGCTCCACGACCTACACATCACCAACCTCGGTGTGATCGAAGAAGCCACCGCCGAGTTCGCCAGCGGACTGACTGTCGTCACCGGTGAAACGGGTGCCGGCAAAACGATGGTGGTCAGCAGCCTGCGTTTGCTCTCGGGGCACCGGGCGGATGCCTCGAAGGTGCGAGCTGGTTCGGAGCGTGCCAGCGTGGAGGGGGTCTTTTCCCACGATGACCCGGCAGTTCAGGAACGCGTCGAGGAGATCGTCTCTGAGTTCGGGGGCTACTCTGACGAGGGGGAGTACATCGCCTCCCGGACGGTGTCCGCGTCCGGGCGTTCCCGGGCGCACCTCGCTGGAAAAACGGTCGCCGCGGGCGTGCTGGGGCAGTTCGCCGCGGAGGTCATCACCATCCATGGGCAGAACGACCAGTTGCAGCTCAAAGATTCCACGAAGCAGCTCGCTGCGATTGATGAATTCGCGGGCCTGACGGGCCAGGCCACCGAGTTCGCCGTGCTGCGACGCGAGTGGCTGGCTGCGGCGAAGGAGCTGGAAACCCGCACGAAGGATCGCCGGGAGCTGGCCCTGGAGGCCGAGACCCTGCAACGCGCCCTGGAGGTCATCGACGAGATCGACCCGGAGCCGGGCGAGGACGAGTTCCTCAAGTCCCGGATCTCTCGCCTGCAGGACGCCAGCGACGTCCGTTCCGCCCTGCAGCGCGCCATCTCCTTCATCGATGGCGGCGAGGAGCTGGGCGAGGGGGAGTTGTCCAGCGGAGCCAATGATCTGCTCGGCCAGGCGCAGTCCGAGCTGCAGGGCGGCGACGCGAAGTTGGCGGAGCTTGCCGAGCGCATCGGGGAGGTCAACTCCCTGCTCTCGGATATTGCACTGGACCTGGGCCAAGAGCTGGTGGATATTCCCGATCCCGAAGAGCTGGAGGAGCTGCTGGAGCGCCAGCAGGAACTCCGCCAGCTGCGCCGTTTCGCGGTGGACGTGGATGGTGCGATCGCCTGGCGAGACGAGGCTCGCGAGAAGCTCGCCACGCTCGATGTCTCCGACGATGCGCTGGCGGAGCTCGCCAAGCAGGTCGCGGAGAAGGAGGCGGCGATGCTCAAGGTCGGCCGTAAGCTCTCCGCCGCGCGTGAAAAAGCAGCCAAGGAGTTCGGCAAGGCGGTCACCGAGGAGATCTCGGGGCTGCACATGCACGCCAGCGTCGAGGTGGACCTCAAGCGGGTGGACCCGAACCCACAGGGCCTCGACGAGTGCGAGTTCCAGTTGGTCCAGGGCGGGCACCGCACCGCGCTGGGCTCCAGCGCGTCCGGTGGTGAGCTTTCCCGCATCATGCTCGCCATCGAGGTGATCCTGGCCAGTAGCGGGCGCACGATGGTCTTCGACGAGGTTGACGCGGGCGTGGGCGGGAAGGCCGCGGTGGAGATCGGGCGCCGCCTGGCTGCGCTTGCCCGCGAGAACCAGGTGATCGTGGTGACGCACCTGCCGCAGGTCGCTGCCTTCGCGGATGCTCATATCTACGTGGATAAGACCGCCAGCTCCACGACCGTCTCCTCGAGCGTGCGCACACTGAGCGAGGAGGAGCGGGTGGCGGAGCTCGCCCGCATGCTCGCGGGCCTGGAGTCCGATACGGGCCGGGCCCACGCCGAGGAGCTCATGGCGATGGCTGTGGAGGCGAAGAAGCACTAA
- a CDS encoding NAD kinase, which produces MTAANEAPKQEAENQSPGEEKQREVLLVAHTGVHENLGMAAEAASQLHEGGINVRVMATADPAPVARHEILGRFPRFGHTREAAQGVEMVLVLGGDGTFLRAADIAHSADVPVLGINMGHIGFLAEWEQESLAEAIERVIAHDYRVEDRMTLSITVRDMDGRVLGTGWALNECSVENLNRQGVLDSILEVDERPVSSFGCDGVLVSTPTGSTAYAFSAGGPVLWPELDAILVVPSNAHTLFSRPLVVSPNSSVAVETNPETSPATAVMDGFRQIHMPPGARVEIRRGPQSVRWVRLDQAPFTDRLVHKFRLPITGWRGPRH; this is translated from the coding sequence GTGACGGCTGCCAACGAGGCCCCCAAGCAGGAGGCCGAGAACCAGTCGCCTGGTGAGGAGAAGCAGCGCGAGGTGCTGCTCGTCGCCCACACCGGGGTGCATGAGAACCTGGGCATGGCCGCCGAAGCGGCATCCCAACTCCACGAGGGCGGAATCAACGTCCGCGTGATGGCAACCGCCGATCCAGCTCCCGTGGCCCGGCACGAGATCCTGGGGCGCTTCCCACGTTTCGGACACACCCGCGAGGCCGCGCAGGGGGTCGAGATGGTGCTCGTCCTTGGCGGCGACGGCACCTTCCTGCGCGCAGCCGATATCGCGCACTCCGCGGATGTGCCCGTGCTGGGCATCAACATGGGCCACATTGGCTTCCTCGCGGAGTGGGAGCAGGAGTCCCTCGCCGAGGCCATCGAGCGCGTCATCGCGCACGATTACCGCGTGGAAGACCGCATGACCCTGTCGATTACCGTCCGCGATATGGACGGCCGCGTGCTCGGCACCGGCTGGGCGCTCAACGAGTGCTCGGTGGAGAACCTGAACCGCCAGGGCGTGCTCGACTCGATCCTCGAGGTCGACGAACGCCCGGTGTCTTCCTTCGGCTGTGACGGTGTCCTGGTATCGACGCCGACTGGCTCCACCGCTTATGCGTTCTCCGCCGGTGGCCCGGTGCTGTGGCCCGAGCTGGACGCCATCCTGGTCGTCCCGTCCAACGCCCACACGCTGTTCTCCCGCCCGCTGGTCGTGTCCCCGAATTCCTCCGTCGCCGTGGAGACGAACCCGGAGACCTCGCCGGCTACCGCGGTGATGGATGGCTTCCGTCAGATTCACATGCCGCCAGGGGCGCGCGTGGAGATCCGCCGCGGCCCGCAGTCTGTGCGCTGGGTGCGCCTGGATCAGGCGCCGTTCACGGACCGCCTGGTGCACAAGTTCCGCCTGCCGATCACCGGTTGGCGCGGCCCACGCCACTAG